Proteins encoded in a region of the Campylobacter geochelonis genome:
- the mog gene encoding molybdopterin adenylyltransferase encodes MKIKIGILTLSDRASEGIYDDKSGASIKELMQEWISNEKEYFYEVIPDDFELIKDRLIKFCDEYKCDLVVTTGGTGPALRDVTPEATEIVCDKMMPGFGEAMRLESLKYVPTALLSRQTAGIRGSSFIINLPGNPKAIRECLEPVFPAIPYCIDLIGGGYITTDESKMKVFRPKHAIKNV; translated from the coding sequence ATGAAGATTAAAATAGGAATTTTAACACTAAGCGACCGCGCTAGCGAGGGAATCTATGATGATAAATCAGGAGCTAGTATAAAAGAGCTAATGCAAGAGTGGATAAGCAATGAAAAAGAGTATTTTTATGAGGTGATTCCAGATGATTTTGAACTCATTAAGGATAGGTTGATTAAATTTTGCGATGAGTATAAGTGCGATTTGGTGGTAACAACTGGCGGGACTGGACCGGCACTTCGCGATGTTACACCAGAGGCTACTGAGATAGTTTGTGATAAGATGATGCCAGGTTTTGGCGAGGCGATGAGATTAGAAAGCCTAAAATACGTACCAACTGCGCTTTTATCTAGACAGACTGCTGGGATTAGAGGAAGCTCTTTTATCATAAATTTACCTGGCAACCCAAAGGCGATAAGAGAGTGTTTAGAGCCAGTTTTTCCAGCTATCCCATACTGTATAGATTTGATTGGTGGTGGATATATAACAACCGATGAGAGCAAAATGAAGGTTTTTAGACCAAAACATGCGATAAAAAATGTTTAA
- a CDS encoding ATP-dependent metallopeptidase FtsH/Yme1/Tma family protein: MMLNLQEILQKFKLNKLNIALIFLVILIGLLAFVYLRNSAVYINYNEYKQLLDTDSIQKARIENDKIYLTYNGKEYVVLKEAVDLKELYEKTKITKSDETPYYTKFIIMAFIVLALIFAIEFFIIRNLANKKKTQSIETSKSAPNLANQPIKPVLSNVKFSDVAGIEEIKSELVQIVDFLKNPEKYKSFGINLPKGVLMAGAPGVGKTLIAKAVAGEAGVPFYYQSGASFSEIYVGVGAKKVRELFANAKSNAPSIIFIDEIDSVGKSRGDGRNDEREATLNQLLTEMDGFEENSGVIVIAATNKIEMIDDALLRPGRFDRRVFISLPNYKDRIEIIKIYLKNKNHDVDISKLSRLSVGFSGAGLATFVNEATINAISRGSKVVQTIDFESVKNKVLFGKRKTLVLDEDEKEIQALYQGAKALSAYWFEVGFDKINLLEDGFINDDREIESKTVLKNKLKVYLSGLAALKIYKDDMFNNAKFDIQKSLNLANSMIYEYGMGESFMPKNDDVLRLLDENYAEVSEFLKSMQNSLFAVAKHIFVYESVHFEMVRQIIQEQYTKDENED; this comes from the coding sequence ATGATGTTGAATTTGCAGGAAATTTTGCAGAAATTTAAGTTAAATAAGCTAAATATCGCGCTTATTTTTTTAGTTATTTTGATTGGTTTGTTAGCTTTCGTATACTTGCGAAATAGCGCTGTATACATCAACTACAACGAATACAAGCAGCTTTTAGACACTGATTCTATACAAAAAGCACGCATAGAAAATGATAAAATTTATCTTACATATAATGGCAAGGAGTATGTTGTCTTAAAAGAAGCTGTGGATTTAAAAGAGCTTTATGAAAAAACAAAAATAACTAAAAGCGATGAGACGCCGTATTACACGAAATTTATCATAATGGCGTTTATAGTTTTGGCTTTGATATTTGCTATAGAGTTTTTTATCATTAGAAATTTAGCAAACAAAAAGAAAACTCAAAGTATAGAAACTAGCAAAAGTGCGCCAAATTTAGCAAACCAACCCATAAAGCCGGTTCTTTCAAATGTCAAATTTAGCGACGTTGCTGGAATCGAAGAGATAAAAAGCGAGCTAGTTCAGATAGTAGACTTTCTTAAAAATCCTGAAAAATATAAAAGCTTTGGCATAAATTTACCAAAAGGAGTTTTGATGGCAGGCGCTCCTGGAGTTGGTAAAACTCTTATCGCAAAAGCTGTTGCTGGCGAGGCTGGAGTGCCATTTTACTATCAAAGCGGAGCTAGTTTTTCTGAAATTTATGTAGGCGTTGGAGCAAAAAAAGTTAGAGAGCTTTTTGCAAATGCTAAGTCAAATGCGCCTTCGATTATATTTATCGATGAAATCGACTCGGTTGGAAAGAGTAGGGGCGATGGAAGAAATGATGAACGAGAAGCTACACTAAATCAGCTTTTAACAGAGATGGATGGTTTTGAGGAAAACAGTGGCGTTATAGTTATCGCAGCAACAAACAAAATCGAGATGATAGATGATGCGCTTCTTCGCCCAGGGCGTTTTGATAGAAGAGTTTTCATATCTTTGCCAAACTATAAAGATAGGATTGAGATTATCAAAATTTATCTTAAAAACAAAAATCATGATGTAGATATCAGCAAACTTTCTCGTTTAAGCGTAGGATTTAGCGGTGCTGGACTTGCCACTTTTGTAAACGAAGCTACGATAAATGCGATAAGCAGAGGCAGCAAAGTAGTCCAAACTATAGACTTTGAGAGTGTTAAAAACAAAGTCTTATTTGGCAAGAGAAAAACTTTGGTGTTAGATGAAGATGAAAAGGAAATTCAAGCCCTTTATCAAGGTGCAAAGGCGCTTAGTGCGTATTGGTTTGAAGTTGGGTTTGATAAGATAAATTTACTTGAAGACGGATTTATAAATGATGATAGAGAGATCGAGTCAAAAACTGTTTTAAAAAATAAGCTTAAAGTTTATCTAAGTGGCTTAGCAGCGCTTAAAATTTATAAAGATGATATGTTTAATAACGCCAAATTTGACATACAAAAATCTCTAAATTTAGCAAACTCTATGATATATGAGTATGGCATGGGCGAGAGTTTTATGCCAAAAAATGATGATGTTTTAAGGCTGCTAGATGAAAACTACGCTGAAGTTAGCGAATTTTTAAAAAGTATGCAAAACTCACTTTTTGCTGTGGCAAAGCACATATTTGTATACGAATCTGTGCATTTTGAGATGGTAAGACAGATAATCCAAGAGCAATACACAAAGGATGAAAATGAAGATTAA